One segment of Prionailurus bengalensis isolate Pbe53 chromosome D4, Fcat_Pben_1.1_paternal_pri, whole genome shotgun sequence DNA contains the following:
- the SET gene encoding protein SET isoform X1 — protein MSAPAAKVSKKELNSNHDGADETSEKEQQEAIEHIDEVQNEIDRLNEQASEEILKVEQKYNKLRQPFFQKRSELIAKIPNFWVTTFVNHPQVSALLGEEDEEALHYLTRVEVTEFEDIKSGYRIDFYFDENPYFENKVLSKEFHLNESGDPSSKSTEIKWKSGKDLTKRSSQTQNKASRKRQHEEPESFFTWFTDHSDAGADELGEVIKDDIWPNPLQYYLVPDMDDEEGEGEEDDDDDEEEEGLEDIDEEGDEDEGEEDEDDDEGEEGEEDEGEDD, from the exons ATGTCGGCGCCGGCGGCCAAAGTCAGTAAAAAGGAGCTCAACTCCAACCACGACGGGGCCGACGAGACCTCAG aaaaagaacagcaagaagCAATTGAACATATTGATGAAGTACAAAACGAAATAGACAG aCTTAATGAACAAGCCAGTGAGGAGATTTTGAAAGTAGAACAGAAATATAACAAACTCCGCCAACCGTTTTTTCAGAAGAGGTCGGAATTGATCGCCAAAATCCCAAATTTTTGGGTAACAACATTTGTCAACCATCCGCAAG TGTCCGCACTGCTTggggaggaggatgaagaggcTCTGCATTATTTGACAAGAGTTGAAGTGACAGAATTTGAAGATATTAAATCAGGTTACAGAATAGATTTT TATTTTGATGAAAACCCTTACTTCGAAAATAAAGTTCTCTCCAAAGAATTTCATCTGAATGAGAGTGGTGATCCATCTTCAAAGTCCACTGAAATCAAATGGAAATCTGGAAAG GATTTGACGAAACGTTCAAGTCAAACGCAGAATAAAGCCAGCaggaagagacagcatgaggaaCCAGAGAGCTTTTTCACCTGGTTTACTGACCATTCTGATGCGGGTGCAGACGAGTTAGGAGAGGTCATCAAAGACGATATTTGGCCAAATCCTTTACAGTACTACTTG gttcCTGATATGGATgatgaagaaggggaaggagaagaagatgatgatgatgatgaagaagaagagggaTTGGAAGATATTGATGAAGAAGGAGATGAGGATGAAGGTGAagaagatgaagatgatgatgagggggaggaaggagag GAGGATGAAGGAGAAGACGACTGA
- the SET gene encoding protein SET isoform X2, with translation MSAPAAKVSKKELNSNHDGADETSEKEQQEAIEHIDEVQNEIDRLNEQASEEILKVEQKYNKLRQPFFQKRSELIAKIPNFWVTTFVNHPQVSALLGEEDEEALHYLTRVEVTEFEDIKSGYRIDFYFDENPYFENKVLSKEFHLNESGDPSSKSTEIKWKSGKDLTKRSSQTQNKASRKRQHEEPESFFTWFTDHSDAGADELGEVIKDDIWPNPLQYYLVPDMDDEEGEGEEDDDDDEEEEGLEDIDEEGDEDEGG, from the exons ATGTCGGCGCCGGCGGCCAAAGTCAGTAAAAAGGAGCTCAACTCCAACCACGACGGGGCCGACGAGACCTCAG aaaaagaacagcaagaagCAATTGAACATATTGATGAAGTACAAAACGAAATAGACAG aCTTAATGAACAAGCCAGTGAGGAGATTTTGAAAGTAGAACAGAAATATAACAAACTCCGCCAACCGTTTTTTCAGAAGAGGTCGGAATTGATCGCCAAAATCCCAAATTTTTGGGTAACAACATTTGTCAACCATCCGCAAG TGTCCGCACTGCTTggggaggaggatgaagaggcTCTGCATTATTTGACAAGAGTTGAAGTGACAGAATTTGAAGATATTAAATCAGGTTACAGAATAGATTTT TATTTTGATGAAAACCCTTACTTCGAAAATAAAGTTCTCTCCAAAGAATTTCATCTGAATGAGAGTGGTGATCCATCTTCAAAGTCCACTGAAATCAAATGGAAATCTGGAAAG GATTTGACGAAACGTTCAAGTCAAACGCAGAATAAAGCCAGCaggaagagacagcatgaggaaCCAGAGAGCTTTTTCACCTGGTTTACTGACCATTCTGATGCGGGTGCAGACGAGTTAGGAGAGGTCATCAAAGACGATATTTGGCCAAATCCTTTACAGTACTACTTG gttcCTGATATGGATgatgaagaaggggaaggagaagaagatgatgatgatgatgaagaagaagagggaTTGGAAGATATTGATGAAGAAGGAGATGAGGATGAAG GAGGATGA